A window from uncultured Desulfobacter sp. encodes these proteins:
- a CDS encoding SLC13 family permease: MFKTEKSPLVGRRDISQYVEENLGLDVVEIFRNGSIIHPSRQNVTIIPDDILLVKGAAQDLVSCLKTQHLSLVQGDDDFTFGGQTEENLIVELIIPPLSSLLREPLISAELQYDSDIRIIAIRSRMSYFSYRKIQKVKLKIGDIILVQCPRNKLDKLRNSSDFLLIEDIHHAIIDKQKAGIASGIFAAVVLAPTLGLSDIMICALAGVFLMTITHCLSLKDAYRSLQAEVLLLIVGTLALGLAMQKTGATELYAQAFLTLFHGMGPHVILFAIIFLTSVCSHTLSNNATAVLLLPIAISTAVSLGVDTRPFIIGICFGASACYASPIGYQTNLLVYGPGGYRFSDFIKLGLPLNIMVIVLAGLFIPVFWPF, translated from the coding sequence TATCAGTCAATATGTCGAGGAAAATTTAGGCCTGGATGTGGTTGAAATTTTTAGGAACGGCAGCATTATCCATCCATCCCGGCAGAATGTAACCATCATACCTGATGATATTCTTCTGGTAAAAGGGGCGGCACAGGATCTGGTTTCCTGTCTGAAAACCCAACATCTGTCTCTGGTTCAAGGGGATGACGATTTTACCTTTGGCGGGCAAACCGAAGAAAACCTAATTGTCGAACTCATTATCCCCCCGCTTTCATCCCTGTTAAGGGAGCCTTTGATATCTGCGGAATTGCAGTACGATTCAGATATTCGGATTATCGCCATACGAAGCCGGATGAGTTATTTTTCCTATCGCAAAATACAGAAAGTAAAACTTAAGATCGGCGATATTATCCTCGTTCAGTGCCCCAGGAACAAGTTGGATAAACTCAGAAACAGTTCAGACTTTTTGCTCATTGAAGATATTCACCATGCAATCATAGACAAACAAAAGGCCGGCATTGCTTCGGGCATCTTTGCCGCCGTGGTGCTGGCGCCCACCTTAGGCTTAAGCGATATTATGATCTGTGCCCTTGCCGGCGTTTTTTTAATGACAATCACCCACTGCCTGAGTTTGAAAGATGCTTACAGGTCTCTTCAGGCCGAGGTGCTTCTGCTGATTGTCGGGACACTGGCGTTGGGGCTGGCCATGCAGAAAACCGGTGCGACCGAGCTCTATGCCCAGGCCTTTTTAACGTTGTTCCATGGCATGGGGCCGCATGTCATTCTGTTTGCCATCATTTTTTTGACCAGTGTCTGCAGCCATACTTTAAGTAACAATGCCACGGCCGTTCTTCTGCTTCCCATCGCCATCTCCACGGCGGTCTCCCTCGGCGTTGATACCAGGCCGTTTATCATTGGCATCTGTTTTGGTGCCAGTGCATGTTATGCAAGCCCCATTGGCTACCAGACAAATCTGCTGGTCTACGGTCCCGGCGGATACAGGTTCTCCGACTTCATCAAGCTGGGCTTGCCATTGAATATCATGGTTATTGTTCTTGCCGGCCTTTTTATTCCGGTTTTCTGGCCCTTTTAA
- a CDS encoding calcium-binding protein, translated as MNNSKTSLNIGDSVRVKPNVLDPDTEAFSLEGWQGRILDIRPQEDGTTIIDIEWDSITLREMSASSIETCEEDGLDWTQMGLYPHDVEVTTARDTEQDVKHAQKELKLVLYKSYSWLGDVGKRIQQILRGVDHGNEMAVMKRWGAYLEEHLTFPFDAEVDEWQEQGPLRSGDRVIVKKISLIDDLYGVIVALRLGRRKYDCPLCELAVIDKQSANTQLIQDYRVWFANR; from the coding sequence ATGAATAACAGCAAAACCTCATTGAACATTGGCGATTCGGTTAGGGTAAAACCAAATGTACTTGATCCTGATACCGAAGCATTCAGCCTTGAAGGATGGCAGGGGAGAATTCTTGACATCAGACCCCAGGAAGATGGGACAACGATCATCGATATTGAGTGGGATAGTATCACGCTTCGAGAGATGTCAGCATCATCCATTGAAACCTGTGAGGAAGACGGATTGGACTGGACACAAATGGGATTATATCCTCATGACGTGGAGGTGACAACAGCAAGAGATACTGAACAAGACGTGAAGCATGCCCAAAAAGAGCTTAAGCTGGTTTTGTACAAAAGCTATAGTTGGTTAGGTGACGTAGGCAAACGGATTCAGCAAATCTTACGCGGAGTTGATCATGGAAACGAGATGGCGGTGATGAAACGATGGGGAGCCTATCTTGAAGAGCATTTGACCTTTCCATTTGACGCTGAGGTTGATGAATGGCAGGAACAAGGACCATTGCGGTCAGGAGATCGAGTGATCGTCAAAAAAATTTCGTTAATTGATGACTTGTATGGTGTTATTGTGGCACTGAGGTTGGGTCGTAGAAAATATGATTGTCCGCTTTGTGAATTAGCGGTAATTGACAAGCAATCAGCCAATACTCAACTTATCCAAGATTATCGGGTGTGGTTTGCGAATCGCTGA
- a CDS encoding shikimate kinase encodes MKVFLVGVSCVGKSAIGALLAKKLNYNFYDLDDEIESFFDTSIEKMQKKHTTTDAFRKQSSKALKNLLSKKQAKRSVIALPPSGLMDYYWRLVKKSKGIIVVLKDSSENILKRISFYDVDSRPIEKILTEKEKCMYLEEIKKDIAYFGLTNSKAHLIVDISDLGLNDSAVKVQESIIQLKKK; translated from the coding sequence ATGAAAGTTTTTTTAGTAGGAGTAAGTTGCGTTGGCAAATCGGCCATAGGGGCTTTGTTGGCAAAAAAGTTAAATTATAATTTCTATGACCTTGACGATGAAATTGAATCTTTTTTTGATACGTCAATTGAAAAGATGCAAAAAAAACATACGACTACCGACGCATTTCGGAAGCAATCATCCAAAGCTCTTAAAAACCTTCTTTCAAAAAAACAGGCCAAAAGAAGTGTTATAGCTTTGCCACCAAGTGGTCTAATGGATTACTATTGGCGTTTAGTCAAAAAATCCAAAGGTATTATAGTCGTTTTGAAAGACTCTTCGGAAAATATTCTGAAAAGGATATCATTCTATGATGTCGATTCTCGCCCAATAGAAAAGATTTTGACAGAAAAAGAAAAATGCATGTACCTTGAAGAGATAAAAAAAGATATTGCCTATTTTGGACTTACAAATTCAAAAGCCCACCTAATTGTTGATATTTCTGATTTAGGCTTGAATGATAGTGCAGTGAAAGTACAAGAATCGATAATTCAATTAAAAAAGAAATAA
- a CDS encoding DUF6399 domain-containing protein — MISDFFQLLRIEKHVGVSAPSIKTMRKKIEKLIIEFQEIHQSSDMSLKPLKIVGGVDETFFEEMILVLMDLSSGYIFFEEASDNRTYKTWFQKTTTAVQNLNLDIQYFVSDRAKALIKLGETGFNCPSIPDLFHAEYEIVKTFGSAFGKKRSALTKKIDKALLTLALLKEVGGNANKISAQKILIQKLQNEQTHLEKGKKSYHTALHDISKAVHPFNLKTNSVKNSADLKEELSENLVKLSLLRATYCINDKNDRLGKFGRQIEDIAWLINYWWLLADESLAQYEIDEKCKTWLLEIFLPYVYWKKQTSKTKNQELKKEYASALSLARRQLEMDSSTPIQIGNKTWQSWADWMVSNFQRTSSAVEGRNGYLSQRHHSGRGILPERLKALTIIHNFTLKRFDGTTAANRLFGKEFPDLFEWVVHKMDDLPLPRQYKNTASNNYLKLKTVPA, encoded by the coding sequence ATGATTTCTGATTTTTTTCAACTTTTGCGTATTGAAAAACATGTTGGAGTCTCTGCTCCATCAATTAAAACTATGCGGAAGAAGATTGAAAAGCTTATAATTGAGTTTCAGGAAATCCATCAATCATCTGATATGTCCTTAAAACCACTCAAAATTGTTGGGGGTGTTGATGAAACCTTTTTTGAAGAAATGATCCTGGTGTTAATGGATCTGTCTTCAGGGTATATTTTCTTTGAAGAAGCCAGCGATAATAGGACCTATAAAACATGGTTTCAAAAAACAACGACAGCCGTTCAAAATCTTAACCTTGATATTCAATATTTTGTCAGTGATCGTGCAAAAGCATTGATAAAACTGGGTGAAACAGGATTTAATTGTCCGAGTATTCCAGATTTGTTTCATGCTGAATATGAAATTGTAAAAACATTTGGGTCTGCTTTTGGTAAAAAAAGATCTGCTCTCACAAAGAAAATTGACAAGGCGTTGCTCACTTTGGCTCTCCTGAAGGAAGTTGGTGGGAATGCAAACAAAATAAGTGCGCAAAAAATATTAATTCAAAAACTGCAAAATGAGCAGACGCATTTAGAAAAGGGTAAAAAATCTTACCATACCGCCCTTCACGACATATCAAAAGCCGTTCACCCATTTAACTTGAAAACAAATAGTGTAAAAAATTCAGCGGATTTAAAAGAGGAGCTGTCAGAAAACTTGGTGAAACTATCTCTGTTGCGCGCAACATACTGTATCAATGACAAAAATGATCGTTTGGGGAAATTTGGTCGACAGATTGAAGATATTGCTTGGCTAATTAACTACTGGTGGTTGCTGGCAGATGAAAGCCTTGCCCAATATGAGATAGATGAAAAATGCAAGACATGGCTTCTTGAAATTTTTTTACCCTATGTTTACTGGAAAAAGCAAACATCGAAAACGAAAAATCAAGAATTGAAAAAAGAGTATGCATCTGCTTTGAGTCTTGCTCGCAGACAACTGGAAATGGATTCATCGACACCGATTCAAATCGGAAATAAAACCTGGCAGTCATGGGCAGATTGGATGGTTTCAAATTTTCAAAGAACTTCTTCGGCTGTCGAAGGGCGAAACGGCTACCTCTCTCAACGCCATCATAGCGGAAGAGGAATTTTGCCAGAACGTCTAAAAGCATTAACCATTATTCACAATTTTACATTGAAACGATTTGACGGTACCACTGCGGCGAATCGATTATTTGGTAAAGAGTTTCCAGACCTTTTTGAATGGGTTGTTCATAAAATGGATGATTTACCTTTGCCACGTCAGTATAAAAATACTGCCTCAAATAACTATTTGAAATTAAAAACTGTCCCGGCTTAA